The following proteins come from a genomic window of Alnus glutinosa chromosome 10, dhAlnGlut1.1, whole genome shotgun sequence:
- the LOC133880223 gene encoding non-functional NADPH-dependent codeinone reductase 2-like has translation MDGAATNTASKIPEVVLSSSSTRKAMPVIGFGTAADSNDGATLISAVLEAIKLGYRHFDTASLYGSEQALGEAIAQALTVGLVTSRDDLFITSKLWCNDAHPHLVLPALQKSLGNLQLEYIDLYLIHLPISSTPGKGRWPVDEEDLMPMDFKSVWAAMEECQRLGLAKSIGVSNFSCKKLQNLLSFATIPPSVNQVEMSPVWQQKKLREFCKANGIVVTAFSPLGAKGSSWGTNRVMENEVLQEIAKARGKTVAQVCLRWIYEQGETLVVKSYNKERLKENLQIFDWELSEDDCNKISQIKQHRMLLHENFVSARGPYKSVEELWDGEL, from the exons ATGGATGGTGCTGCAACAAATACAGCGAGTAAAATCCCAGAGGTGGTGCTGAGCTCCTCCTCCACCCGCAAGGCCATGCCGGTGATTGGCTTTGGCACGGCCGCAGATTCCAACGACGGCGCCACCCTCATATCGGCGGTCCTGGAGGCAATCAAGCTCGGTTACAGGCACTTCGACACAGCTTCGTTATATGGGTCAGAGCAGGCTTTGGGAGAAGCTATTGCCCAAGCTCTTACTGTCGGCCTTGTCACCTCCCGGGACGACCTTTTCATTACTTCCAAGCTCTGGTGTAATGATGCTCATCCTCATCTTGTTCTTCCAGCTCTACAGAAATCACTTGG GAATCTTCAGTTGGAATACATAGACCTGTATTTGATCCACTTGCCAATCAGTTCGACGCCTGGAAAGGGGAGATGGCCTGTTGATGAAGAGGACCTGATGCCGATGGATTTCAAGTCTGTGTGGGCAGCCATGGAGGAGTGCCAGAGGCTTGGCCTTGCCAAGTCCATTGGAGTCAGCAACTTCTCTTGCAAGAAGCTTCAGAACTTGCTCTCCTTTGCCACTATTCCTCCTTCAGTGAACCAA GTGGAGATGAGCCCAGTTTGGCAACAGAAGAAACTAAGAGAATTTTGCAAGGCAAATGGAATTGTTGTCACTGCTTTCTCTCCTTTGGGTGCAAAAGGGAGTAGTTGGGGCACCAACCGTGTTATGGAGAATGAAGTACTCCAGGAGATTGCAAAAGCTCGGGGAAAGACTGTTGCTCAG GTTTGTCTTAGATGGATTTATGAGCAAGGGGAGACTCTTGTGGTGAAGAGCTACAACAAGGAGAGGTTGAAGGAGAACCTGCAGATCTTTGACTGGGAACTATCAGAGGATGACTGTAACAAGATCAGTCAAATCAAGCAGCACCGGATGTTGCTCCACGAGAACTTTGTTTCGGCTCGTGGACCCTACAAGTCCGTTGAAGAGCTTTGGGATGGAGAGCTTTAA